In a genomic window of Flavobacterium lipolyticum:
- a CDS encoding DUF6691 family protein: protein MSLENKTVDGEGINASQKKETVFGNLKYLIVGIFFGILFVKTEIISWFRIQEMFHLESFHMYGVIGSAVAVGVISVFLIKKFNIKTLQGEKIEIQPKTFSKGQIYGGLLFGFGWAITGACPGPLFAQIGTGATVIVVTLISAILGTWVYGFIKDKLPH from the coding sequence ATGAGTTTAGAAAACAAAACAGTCGACGGCGAAGGAATCAATGCCAGCCAGAAAAAAGAAACAGTCTTTGGAAATCTTAAATATTTAATCGTTGGTATCTTTTTCGGAATCTTATTCGTAAAAACTGAAATCATAAGCTGGTTCCGTATCCAGGAAATGTTTCATCTTGAATCATTTCATATGTACGGTGTAATTGGAAGTGCTGTTGCCGTTGGAGTAATCTCAGTATTTCTTATTAAAAAGTTCAACATAAAAACACTGCAAGGCGAAAAAATCGAAATTCAGCCCAAAACGTTCAGCAAAGGGCAAATTTATGGCGGATTGTTGTTTGGTTTTGGATGGGCCATTACAGGCGCTTGTCCGGGACCTTTATTTGCCCAAATTGGTACCGGTGCAACTGTTATTGTTGTAACGCTGATAAGTGCCATCTTAGGAACCTGGGTTTATGGTTTTATTAAAGACAAATTGCCTCATTAA
- a CDS encoding GNAT family N-acetyltransferase: protein MSHTTENLILRKADTSEIPQIWSILQDAIEQRRLDGSTQWQDGYPNELTIRTDIENDHGYVLTENDTILSYAAILFDKEPAYEIIQGKWLTDGDYGAIHRVAVSKLAKGKGIATKLFEKIESLCLKQNIYSIKVDTNFDNIPMLKILDRLKYTYCGEVFFRGGARKAFEKKLI, encoded by the coding sequence ATGAGCCACACAACAGAAAATTTAATTTTAAGAAAAGCGGATACCTCTGAAATACCACAAATATGGAGTATTCTGCAAGATGCTATTGAACAGCGAAGACTGGACGGAAGTACACAATGGCAGGACGGTTATCCTAATGAGCTAACCATTCGTACCGATATTGAAAACGATCATGGGTATGTGCTTACAGAAAATGACACTATATTATCTTATGCGGCGATTCTTTTTGATAAAGAACCAGCCTACGAAATCATACAAGGTAAATGGCTCACTGACGGTGATTATGGAGCTATTCATCGTGTTGCCGTATCGAAACTCGCAAAAGGTAAAGGTATTGCAACCAAACTGTTTGAAAAGATAGAAAGTTTATGCCTCAAACAAAACATATACAGTATAAAGGTAGACACGAATTTTGACAATATCCCAATGCTTAAAATTTTAGACAGACTGAAATATACCTATTGTGGTGAAGTTTTTTTCAGAGGAGGAGCACGAAAAGCATTTGAAAAAAAATTGATTTAG
- a CDS encoding glycerol-3-phosphate dehydrogenase/oxidase has product MKRSEQLSKLENTEQWDVIIIGGGASGLGTALDAASRGYKTILLEAVDFAKGTSSRSTKLVHGGVRYLEQGNIHLVIEALKERGLLAKNAGHLVKNQSFIIPNYNFFAGLFYTIGLTVYDLLAGRLSLGRSKYLSRKKTIEMLPAVAERNLTNGVIYHDGQFDDSRLAINIAQTAIEKGACLLNYVKVVHLLKNDQDQIIGVEAINHETGKKYEIKGSAIINATGVFTNAIMKLNDTVYKKYIVPSQGIHLVFDQSFLPGEHALMIPKTSDGRVLFAVPWHNRIVVGTTDTLIRKHSLEPIALESEIEFVLETAQRFLAKKPTRADVLSVFAGLRPLAAPEEEGKSTKEVSRSHKIIVSETGLITITGGKWTTYRKISEDIIDKAIKIGKLPKKACITEQLPIHGNKATTNSDRTNHLYIYGSDLPKIVELLQREPELKEKLHPDHEFIMAEVVWAIRYEMARTVDDILARRVRLLFLDARAAIASSEKTARLLAKELGHDETWILREITNFHGIAKGFLLKEFQ; this is encoded by the coding sequence ATGAAACGCTCAGAACAATTGTCGAAACTAGAAAATACGGAACAATGGGATGTAATCATAATTGGCGGGGGAGCAAGTGGTTTGGGGACTGCTCTAGATGCCGCAAGCCGGGGTTATAAGACCATTCTGCTTGAAGCAGTCGATTTTGCAAAGGGAACCTCCAGCCGAAGTACCAAATTAGTTCACGGTGGTGTTCGCTATTTAGAGCAGGGAAATATCCATCTGGTCATCGAAGCCCTGAAAGAAAGAGGATTACTGGCTAAAAATGCCGGCCATTTAGTAAAAAATCAATCTTTTATAATTCCTAATTACAACTTCTTTGCCGGTTTATTCTACACCATCGGATTGACTGTTTATGATTTATTGGCAGGGCGTTTAAGTTTGGGGCGATCAAAATACCTTTCCAGAAAAAAAACAATTGAAATGCTTCCTGCTGTAGCAGAAAGAAATCTAACCAATGGCGTAATTTATCATGATGGCCAATTTGACGATTCCCGACTGGCGATAAACATTGCCCAAACGGCCATTGAAAAAGGAGCCTGCCTTTTAAATTATGTCAAAGTTGTTCATTTACTAAAGAACGATCAAGACCAAATCATCGGTGTTGAAGCCATAAATCATGAAACAGGCAAAAAGTACGAAATCAAAGGGTCGGCTATTATCAATGCAACGGGTGTTTTTACAAATGCCATCATGAAACTAAACGACACGGTATACAAAAAATACATTGTGCCAAGTCAGGGAATTCATCTTGTATTTGATCAATCCTTTTTGCCGGGCGAACACGCTTTGATGATTCCTAAAACAAGTGACGGAAGAGTTTTGTTTGCCGTTCCCTGGCACAATCGAATTGTAGTCGGAACTACTGATACTTTAATTCGAAAACACAGTCTCGAACCCATTGCGTTAGAGAGTGAAATTGAATTTGTTTTGGAAACTGCTCAACGTTTTCTGGCTAAAAAACCCACAAGAGCCGATGTTTTATCTGTTTTTGCCGGTTTACGACCTTTAGCTGCACCGGAAGAAGAAGGCAAAAGCACCAAAGAAGTTTCCCGAAGCCATAAAATCATAGTTTCAGAAACCGGATTAATCACAATTACCGGAGGCAAATGGACTACTTACAGAAAAATTTCTGAGGATATTATTGATAAGGCTATCAAAATAGGCAAATTGCCTAAAAAAGCTTGTATTACCGAACAGCTTCCCATTCATGGAAATAAAGCCACTACAAATTCAGACAGAACAAATCATTTATATATCTATGGATCAGACCTTCCTAAAATAGTAGAATTGCTGCAAAGAGAACCTGAACTGAAAGAAAAATTACATCCGGATCACGAATTCATAATGGCCGAAGTGGTTTGGGCTATTCGATATGAAATGGCAAGAACAGTAGATGACATTCTCGCAAGACGTGTCCGCTTGTTGTTCTTAGATGCCAGAGCTGCCATAGCTTCTTCTGAAAAAACAGCGCGCCTTCTGGCAAAGGAACTCGGTCATGATGAAACCTGGATCCTTAGAGAAATAACCAACTTTCATGGAATTGCAAAAGGCTTTCTTCTAAAAGAATTTCAATAG
- the glpK gene encoding glycerol kinase GlpK encodes MQDKLILALDQGTTSSRAIVFNHKGEIVSISQKPFKQIFPKPGWVEHDPNEIWSSQVSVAAEVIAKVGITGREIAAIGITNQRETTIVWDRETSEPVYKAIVWQDRRTAKYCDELKAKGHTEMIQKKTGLILDAYFSGTKVKWILDNVPGAREKAEQGKLCFGTVDTWLIWKLTRSKLFMTDVSNASRTLLFNINTLDWDDELLALFDIPRAMLPEVKESSAIYGETSTTLFSTKIPISGVAGDQQAALFGQLCTNSGMIKNTYGTGCFMLMNTGEKPIFSAHNLLTTIAWKINGKTTYALEGSVFVGGAAVQWLRDGAKIINSSDEIEALAASVPDNGGIYFVPALTGLGAPHWDQYARGAIVGITRGTTNAHIARATLEGIAYQVNDLLKAMEADSGYKGIELRVDGGAAANNLLMQFQSDIFGSNVTRPTTLETTALGAAYLAGLAVGYWSSLDDLKEQWSIDQVFSPKMDQAKVKLLVKNWDRAVGRASHWIEE; translated from the coding sequence ATGCAGGACAAATTAATTCTGGCTTTGGATCAGGGAACTACTTCTTCCAGAGCCATTGTATTCAATCACAAAGGAGAAATAGTCAGTATTTCTCAAAAGCCATTTAAACAAATTTTTCCAAAACCGGGATGGGTCGAACATGATCCTAACGAAATCTGGTCTTCGCAAGTTAGTGTCGCTGCCGAAGTAATAGCAAAAGTTGGAATTACGGGCCGCGAAATTGCTGCTATAGGAATTACCAACCAGCGGGAAACTACCATTGTATGGGATCGCGAAACAAGCGAACCTGTTTACAAGGCTATTGTCTGGCAAGACCGCAGAACGGCAAAATACTGCGACGAACTAAAAGCAAAAGGTCATACAGAAATGATCCAGAAGAAAACCGGATTAATTCTCGATGCTTATTTTTCCGGAACCAAAGTAAAATGGATATTGGACAATGTTCCCGGAGCACGCGAAAAAGCAGAACAGGGAAAACTTTGTTTTGGAACTGTAGATACCTGGTTGATTTGGAAACTAACCCGAAGTAAATTGTTTATGACGGACGTTTCTAATGCCAGCAGAACTTTATTATTCAATATAAATACTTTGGACTGGGACGACGAGTTGCTGGCATTATTTGATATTCCGAGAGCCATGCTGCCTGAAGTAAAAGAAAGCAGCGCGATATATGGAGAAACGAGCACTACCCTATTCTCAACAAAAATCCCGATTAGCGGGGTTGCCGGAGATCAGCAGGCAGCCCTTTTTGGTCAGCTGTGTACCAATTCCGGAATGATTAAAAACACCTATGGAACAGGTTGTTTTATGCTGATGAATACCGGTGAAAAACCTATTTTTTCAGCGCACAACTTATTGACTACAATTGCATGGAAAATCAACGGAAAAACTACGTATGCGTTAGAAGGCAGCGTTTTTGTTGGAGGTGCAGCCGTACAATGGTTACGAGACGGCGCAAAAATAATCAATTCATCAGATGAAATCGAAGCTCTCGCAGCAAGCGTGCCTGACAATGGCGGTATTTATTTTGTTCCTGCTTTGACCGGTTTAGGAGCACCACATTGGGATCAATACGCAAGAGGCGCCATCGTTGGAATCACCAGAGGGACGACAAATGCACATATTGCCAGAGCTACTTTAGAAGGAATTGCTTATCAGGTAAACGATCTCCTCAAAGCTATGGAAGCAGATTCCGGATACAAAGGAATAGAACTACGAGTAGACGGTGGTGCAGCAGCAAACAATTTATTAATGCAATTTCAATCAGACATATTTGGGTCTAATGTAACCCGACCTACCACATTAGAAACTACCGCTTTGGGAGCCGCGTATCTGGCAGGACTAGCCGTGGGATATTGGTCGAGTTTAGACGATCTGAAAGAACAATGGTCGATCGACCAAGTATTTTCTCCAAAAATGGATCAGGCTAAAGTAAAGCTACTGGTGAAAAACTGGGACAGAGCTGTTGGCCGCGCATCGCATTGGATTGAAGAATAA
- a CDS encoding MIP/aquaporin family protein encodes MTPFIAEILGTMIMILLGNGVVANVLLKDTKGNNSGWMVITSAWAFAVFVGVTIAGPISGAHLNPIVTLGLALIGKFTWNLVPAYILAQMIGAMSGAFLVWLSHKDHFAATEDEGVKLACFSTSPAIKNNLSNLISEVIATFVLLFSVFYIAGPSLQIATDANATIGLGTIGALPVAIVVWAIGLSLGGTTGYAINPARDLGPRIMHAILPIKGSSNWTYAWIPIVGPIIGSGLAAALYLTIN; translated from the coding sequence ATGACTCCTTTTATAGCAGAAATTTTAGGCACAATGATTATGATTTTATTAGGAAATGGCGTTGTGGCAAACGTATTACTTAAAGATACCAAAGGAAACAATTCGGGTTGGATGGTGATCACATCAGCTTGGGCATTTGCCGTTTTTGTGGGCGTTACGATCGCGGGACCCATTAGCGGTGCTCATTTAAATCCTATTGTTACGTTAGGTTTGGCCCTGATTGGAAAATTTACCTGGAATCTGGTTCCTGCTTACATCCTTGCTCAAATGATTGGAGCAATGTCAGGTGCTTTTTTAGTGTGGCTGTCTCATAAAGATCATTTTGCAGCAACCGAAGATGAAGGAGTTAAACTGGCCTGTTTCTCTACCTCACCGGCAATCAAAAACAATCTCTCCAACTTAATCAGTGAAGTAATTGCGACTTTTGTCTTACTATTTTCAGTCTTTTATATTGCCGGACCAAGTTTGCAAATCGCAACCGATGCGAATGCAACAATTGGTTTAGGAACCATTGGAGCGCTTCCGGTAGCAATAGTCGTATGGGCAATTGGTCTGTCGTTAGGAGGAACTACAGGTTACGCCATAAACCCCGCAAGAGATTTAGGCCCGAGGATCATGCATGCTATTTTACCTATAAAAGGAAGCAGTAACTGGACGTATGCCTGGATTCCAATTGTAGGACCCATAATTGGTTCGGGATTAGCTGCCGCATTATATTTGACGATTAATTAA
- a CDS encoding MarR family winged helix-turn-helix transcriptional regulator — translation MTIEEVIKSTVKMDNARKVILNIMYTQNVIQDHFNELIKPYDLSGEQYNVLRILRGQKGNPANMCVIQERMLAKTSNTTRLVDKLLLKDFVTRNVCPGNRRKIEVLITQKGLDVLKELDPKVDEHERLFAKNISPEELELLNQLLEKYRTQQN, via the coding sequence ATGACAATTGAAGAGGTTATAAAAAGTACAGTTAAGATGGATAATGCGAGAAAAGTTATTCTGAATATCATGTACACGCAAAATGTGATTCAGGATCATTTCAACGAATTGATAAAACCGTATGATCTGTCCGGAGAGCAATACAATGTACTGCGTATATTAAGAGGACAAAAAGGAAACCCTGCTAATATGTGTGTGATACAGGAGCGAATGCTGGCCAAAACGAGCAACACGACCCGATTAGTAGACAAATTATTATTGAAAGATTTCGTTACCAGAAATGTTTGTCCCGGTAATCGACGTAAAATTGAAGTTCTAATCACCCAAAAGGGATTGGATGTATTGAAAGAATTAGATCCGAAAGTAGACGAGCACGAGCGTTTGTTTGCCAAGAACATAAGTCCAGAAGAATTAGAATTATTAAACCAATTATTAGAAAAATACAGAACCCAACAAAATTAA
- a CDS encoding NAD(P)H-dependent oxidoreductase → MSTLLDNLNWRYATKKFDATKKISSQDLNTLKEAVRLSASSYGLQPYKVIIVENPEIREKLKAAAYGQTQITDASQIFIFANDLNLGADSVDAYINTISETRGVPADALGGFSDMMKGTISNLSVEAKNIWTAKQTYIALGTLLSAASELKIDATPMEGFNAAAFNEILGFDKLGLNTSVIATVGYRHDEDETQHYKKVRKSNEDLFITI, encoded by the coding sequence ATGAGTACATTATTAGACAATCTAAACTGGAGATATGCAACAAAGAAATTTGATGCCACCAAAAAAATATCTTCACAAGATTTAAACACTTTAAAAGAAGCTGTTAGATTAAGTGCTTCTTCATACGGATTACAACCCTACAAAGTTATTATTGTTGAAAATCCGGAAATCAGAGAAAAATTAAAAGCTGCTGCTTACGGACAGACGCAAATTACAGATGCTTCTCAAATATTTATTTTCGCCAACGACTTAAATCTTGGAGCAGATTCTGTAGATGCTTACATCAACACCATCAGTGAAACAAGAGGTGTTCCTGCTGACGCTTTAGGCGGATTCAGTGACATGATGAAAGGTACTATTTCAAATCTTTCAGTTGAAGCAAAAAATATTTGGACAGCAAAACAAACTTATATCGCTTTAGGTACTTTATTGAGTGCTGCTTCTGAATTAAAAATCGATGCGACTCCAATGGAAGGATTTAATGCTGCTGCATTTAATGAAATATTAGGTTTTGACAAATTAGGATTAAACACTTCTGTTATCGCAACTGTAGGATACAGACATGATGAGGACGAAACTCAGCACTACAAAAAAGTTAGAAAATCAAACGAGGATTTATTTATCACTATATAA
- a CDS encoding YceI family protein — protein MKNLKTIAIALFVAVAGLSVNAQTKKIDVKASTIKWVGKKVTGEHSGTVNFKEGAVVFKGKKLTGGSFTVDMTSLTATDITGEYQGKLNGHLKADDFFGTDKFPTAKLVFKTIGAKSTDVYTVTADLTIKGITKPVTFDIAVKGNTATTAFKVDRTKYDIKYNSGNFFQNLGDKTINDEFELTVALKF, from the coding sequence ATGAAAAATTTAAAGACAATTGCAATAGCATTATTCGTAGCAGTAGCTGGACTTTCAGTAAACGCACAAACTAAAAAAATCGATGTAAAAGCAAGTACTATCAAATGGGTAGGTAAAAAAGTAACCGGAGAGCACTCAGGAACTGTAAACTTCAAAGAAGGTGCAGTAGTTTTCAAAGGAAAAAAATTAACAGGTGGTAGCTTCACTGTTGATATGACTTCATTAACAGCAACTGATATCACCGGAGAATACCAAGGAAAATTAAACGGCCACTTAAAAGCTGACGATTTCTTTGGAACTGACAAATTCCCAACTGCAAAATTAGTTTTCAAAACTATCGGAGCAAAATCAACTGATGTATACACTGTAACTGCTGATTTAACTATAAAAGGAATCACTAAACCTGTAACTTTTGATATCGCTGTAAAAGGAAATACTGCTACAACAGCTTTCAAAGTAGACAGAACTAAATACGATATCAAATACAACTCTGGTAATTTCTTCCAAAACTTAGGAGACAAAACTATCAATGACGAATTTGAATTGACTGTAGCTTTAAAATTCTAA
- a CDS encoding anthranilate synthase component I family protein: MKPFTLNTHYKQILADTITPVSVYFKIRDKFPNSLLLESSDYHGNDNSFSYICCNPIATIKIENEIISKTFPDGTKERITIDSSTNIPEIIQEFSSQFQSEKNDFKFINNGLFGYISYDAVRYFEKVSIAKKDRATSIPDVFYAVYQNIIAINHFKNEAYIFCHSVDGRNNISEIEQLLQSRNIASYKFSKEGEGFSNLTDDEFKHNVALAKKHCFRGDVFQLVLSRRFTQGFKGDEFNVYRALRSINPSPYLFFFDYGDFKIFGSSPEAQIIVKNRKAEIHPIAGTFKRTGNDEQDAVLAKQLSEDKKENSEHVMLVDLARNDLSRNGHDVNVEKYREVQFFSHVIHLVSKVTGYLHEKATTMQVVADTFPAGTLSGAPKHRAMQLIEDYEKTNRNFYGGAIGFMDFEGNFNHAIMIRTFLSKNHQLHCQAGAGIVASSDEESEMQEVYNKLRALNTALEMAEKI, translated from the coding sequence TTGAAACCATTTACACTCAACACACACTACAAACAAATTCTGGCAGACACCATTACACCGGTAAGTGTTTATTTTAAAATCAGAGACAAATTCCCAAATAGCTTACTATTGGAAAGTAGTGATTATCATGGAAATGATAATAGTTTCTCTTACATCTGCTGCAACCCTATTGCAACCATTAAAATTGAGAACGAAATCATTTCAAAAACTTTTCCTGACGGAACGAAAGAACGAATCACTATCGACAGTTCAACGAATATTCCGGAAATTATTCAGGAATTTTCGAGCCAATTCCAATCAGAAAAAAATGATTTTAAATTTATCAATAATGGTTTATTTGGATACATTTCTTACGATGCTGTTCGTTATTTTGAAAAAGTTTCGATTGCCAAAAAAGACAGAGCTACCTCAATTCCTGATGTATTTTATGCTGTTTATCAAAACATCATTGCCATCAATCACTTTAAAAACGAAGCGTACATTTTTTGTCATAGTGTTGATGGAAGAAATAATATTTCGGAGATCGAACAATTATTACAATCGAGAAATATAGCATCTTACAAATTCAGCAAGGAAGGCGAAGGTTTCTCTAATTTAACCGATGACGAATTCAAACACAATGTAGCTTTAGCCAAAAAACACTGCTTCCGTGGAGATGTTTTTCAACTGGTACTTTCACGTCGTTTTACCCAAGGTTTCAAAGGCGATGAATTCAACGTATATCGAGCTTTACGAAGTATAAATCCTTCTCCGTACTTATTCTTCTTCGATTATGGTGATTTCAAAATATTTGGGTCTTCACCTGAGGCACAAATAATTGTAAAAAACAGAAAAGCCGAAATTCATCCTATAGCCGGAACTTTCAAAAGAACCGGAAATGACGAACAGGACGCTGTTTTAGCCAAACAACTATCAGAAGATAAAAAGGAGAACAGTGAACACGTGATGCTTGTCGATTTGGCCAGAAATGATTTAAGCCGAAATGGACATGATGTAAATGTTGAAAAATACAGAGAAGTTCAGTTTTTCTCGCATGTAATTCATTTGGTTTCCAAAGTAACCGGTTATTTACATGAAAAAGCAACCACTATGCAGGTGGTAGCCGATACTTTCCCGGCAGGAACTTTAAGTGGAGCTCCAAAACACAGAGCCATGCAACTGATCGAAGATTATGAAAAAACAAATCGTAATTTCTACGGAGGAGCCATTGGGTTCATGGATTTTGAAGGTAATTTCAATCACGCTATTATGATTCGAACTTTCCTGAGTAAAAACCACCAATTACACTGCCAGGCTGGTGCCGGAATTGTTGCCAGTTCTGATGAAGAAAGTGAAATGCAGGAAGTTTACAACAAACTAAGAGCCTTGAATACAGCCTTAGAGATGGCAGAGAAAATATAA
- a CDS encoding anthranilate synthase component II: MKKILVIDNYDSFTYNLVHYLEDLNCEVTVYRNDEFDIDEIASFEKILLSPGPGIPDEAGLLKAVIQKYAPTKSILGVCLGQQAIGEVFGGTLSNLDKVYHGVATNVKTVVSDEILFEGLGNEFEVGRYHSWVVDANLPDVLEATSVDENGQIMSLRHKTFDVRGVQFHPESVLTPKGKRILENWIKS; encoded by the coding sequence ATGAAAAAAATATTAGTTATAGACAATTACGATAGTTTCACTTATAATTTAGTACACTATCTGGAAGATTTAAACTGTGAAGTTACGGTATACAGAAACGATGAGTTTGATATTGATGAAATTGCATCTTTTGAAAAAATACTACTTTCACCAGGTCCCGGCATACCGGATGAAGCAGGGTTATTAAAAGCGGTGATTCAGAAATATGCTCCAACAAAAAGTATTTTAGGCGTTTGTTTAGGACAACAGGCTATCGGAGAAGTTTTCGGAGGAACACTTTCAAACCTGGACAAGGTATATCATGGTGTCGCTACAAATGTAAAAACAGTAGTTTCAGACGAAATTTTGTTCGAAGGTTTGGGTAACGAATTCGAAGTTGGTCGCTACCATTCCTGGGTTGTTGATGCCAACTTGCCCGATGTTCTTGAAGCCACTTCAGTTGATGAAAACGGACAAATCATGTCTTTAAGACACAAAACTTTTGATGTAAGAGGTGTACAATTTCATCCGGAAAGTGTTCTGACACCAAAAGGAAAAAGGATTTTAGAGAATTGGATTAAGAGTTAG
- a CDS encoding GNAT family N-acetyltransferase, which translates to MEIQIKETKDINIEEIIVLYKANEWSSAHKPNELYNGLLNSETLITAWEGKKLIGLGNAISDGHLTVYYPHLLILPEYQGKGIGKLILDKMLEKYRHFHMQMLTADGKSVDFYKKNGFERAGKTEPMWIYQGNEH; encoded by the coding sequence ATGGAAATACAAATCAAAGAAACTAAAGATATTAATATTGAGGAAATAATAGTACTGTACAAAGCAAACGAATGGAGTTCTGCTCACAAACCAAATGAATTGTACAATGGTCTTTTAAATTCTGAAACTTTAATAACAGCCTGGGAAGGAAAAAAATTAATAGGACTAGGAAATGCTATTTCTGATGGGCATTTAACCGTTTATTATCCACATTTACTAATACTTCCGGAATATCAGGGAAAAGGGATCGGAAAATTAATTTTGGATAAGATGCTCGAAAAATATCGTCATTTTCATATGCAAATGCTGACTGCTGACGGAAAATCAGTTGACTTCTATAAAAAGAATGGATTTGAACGCGCGGGAAAAACAGAGCCCATGTGGATTTATCAGGGGAATGAACATTAG
- the trpD gene encoding anthranilate phosphoribosyltransferase translates to MKNILNKLINHEVLSKEEAKDVLINISSGAYNPSQISAFLTVFMMRSITIDELSGFREALLELCIRVDLSAYNAIDLCGTGGDGKDTFNISTLASFVAAGAGIKVAKHGNYGVSSISGSSNVMEKMGIKFSNDPSFLEKCIDQAGICVLHAPLFHPAMKNVGPIRKELAVKTFFNMLGPMVNPSFPKNQLVGVFNLELARMYAYLYQNTDVNFTILHSLDGYDEISLTGPTKIITSDMEGMLKPEDFNVRLLSQREIEGGRTIEESADMFVSIISGKGSEAQNNVVCANAAMAISTVTKCSPQEGFKQAKESLFSGKGHQVLKKLQELSK, encoded by the coding sequence ATGAAAAACATACTAAATAAATTAATCAATCACGAAGTACTTTCGAAAGAGGAAGCCAAAGACGTGTTGATCAACATCTCAAGCGGGGCTTACAACCCAAGTCAGATTTCGGCATTCTTGACTGTATTTATGATGCGAAGCATTACCATTGATGAACTTTCCGGATTTCGCGAAGCTTTATTAGAATTGTGCATTCGTGTGGATTTATCGGCCTACAACGCTATTGATTTGTGCGGAACGGGTGGTGACGGAAAAGATACTTTCAACATTTCGACTTTAGCTTCATTCGTAGCTGCCGGAGCAGGAATAAAGGTAGCAAAACATGGAAATTATGGGGTCTCCTCTATTTCGGGATCAAGCAACGTGATGGAAAAAATGGGAATAAAATTCAGCAACGATCCGTCATTTTTAGAAAAATGCATTGATCAGGCAGGAATTTGTGTTTTACACGCTCCTTTATTTCACCCTGCTATGAAAAATGTAGGACCAATCCGAAAAGAACTAGCGGTAAAAACATTTTTTAACATGTTAGGTCCAATGGTAAATCCATCTTTCCCTAAAAATCAATTAGTTGGTGTTTTTAATTTAGAATTGGCGAGAATGTATGCTTATTTATATCAAAACACCGACGTTAATTTTACCATCCTGCATTCGCTTGACGGTTACGATGAAATCTCGTTAACCGGTCCGACAAAAATCATTACAAGCGATATGGAAGGCATGTTGAAACCCGAGGATTTCAACGTTCGCCTTTTATCGCAAAGAGAAATTGAGGGAGGAAGAACCATCGAAGAATCAGCCGATATGTTTGTGAGTATTATTTCCGGAAAAGGAAGTGAAGCTCAGAATAATGTGGTTTGTGCAAATGCCGCAATGGCCATTTCAACCGTAACCAAATGCTCTCCTCAGGAAGGTTTTAAGCAGGCCAAAGAAAGTTTGTTTTCCGGAAAAGGGCATCAAGTGCTTAAAAAATTACAAGAACTAAGTAAGTAA